One genomic segment of Drosophila melanogaster chromosome 3R includes these proteins:
- the mthl11 gene encoding methuselah-like 11, isoform C, translated as MGMFRVEYLLLGILVIGVRSRDIPNCDFFDTVQLRESEKLCNGSYRYEDVVIPAKLTGKYDYEIDYDGDRVSVPKHIRGCVCKLKTCIRFCCHHKKLMAGNLCSQDVYENLTYEYTLDITQLNGSVIKKHVLNDMVVQQDLPLPCERHYSLDAETSTYDMWSLYENGSLFRHFDQRYLSKQEFCLQPNPTSTGKNYSLIVAFNCIQKPSMKMAYGRFECVRKSRLSNASIPVKFSSVFFMVITIAAYLWLPKFRSLHGKCCNLYFICLAITFLLNVISLFGIFELKTPICYLTGYAGYFTVMATFLWLSVISFDVWRRFAMRKFQVFYKNKRSSFFNYNIIVWSSAGLLTCIIFLVDQFVETNLDNPYNPAVGVFSCWIFTNGWSATFYFYAPLAILIILNCASFFLTTRYIYVENKQNQKVLNNSEPQKLSRNHANYRIYFRLFIIMGGSWFLEIIAFICEMENMWKPLIILNDYINCSQGIIIFVATFCNHEMFRLIRKRIQNRNITSLELTNTSRPVESEKMADVELGK; from the exons ATGGGAATGTTCAGAGTTGAGTACTTACTCTTAGGTATCCTTGTGATTGGTGTTCGGTCCAGAGATATTCCAAACTGCGACTTTTTCGATACGGTTCAGTTAAGGGAAAGTGAAAAACTATGTAATGGATCGTATAGATACGAGGATGTCGTTATTCCCGCCAAACTAACCGGAAAGTATGACTACGAGATTGATTACGATGGCGATAGAGTTTCGGTTCCCAAACACATTCGTGGTTGTGTCTGCAAACTGAAGACATGCATCCGGTTCTGTTGCCACCACAAAAAGCTAATGGCAGGCAACTTGTGCTCCCAAGACGTATATGAAAACCTTACCTACGAATACACCCTGGACATAACACAACTCAACGGATCGGTGATAAAGAAACATGTCTTAAATGACATGGTCGTGCAGCAGGATCTGCCACTTCCCTGCGAGAGACACTATTCATTGGATGCGGAGACATCCACATACGATATGTGGTCACTATATGAA AATGGATCGTTATTCCGGCACTTCGATCAGCGATATCTTTCAAAGCAGGAGTTTTGCCTGCAGCCCAATCCGACAAGTACCGGTAAGAACTACAGCCTCATTGTCGCCTTCAACTGCATTCAAAAACCATCTATGAAAATGGCTTATGGTAGGTTTGAATGTGTGCGGAAATCCAGATTATCGAATGCTTCCATTCCAGTCAAGTTCAGCTCCGTCTTCTTTATGGTCATTACAATTGCGGCGTACCTTTGGCTGCCAAAATTCAGATCGCTCCATGGCAAGTGCTGCAATCTGTACTTCATCTGCTTGGCCATCACTTTTTTACTGAATGTCATCAGCCTGTTTGGAATATTTGAGCTGAAGACCCCAATTTGCTATCTCACCG GATATGCTGGCTACTTCACTGTAATGGCCACTTTTCTCTGGCTTTCCGTCATAAGTTTCGATGTTTGGAGAAGATTCGCCATGCGAAAGTTCCAGGTCTTCTACAAGAACAAAAGGAGCAGTTTCTTTAACTACAATATTATCGTGTGGAGCTCTGCTGGACTTTTAACGTGCATCATTTTTTTAGTGGATCAATTTGTTGAAACAAATTTAGATAACCCGTATAATCCTGCAGTAGGAGTATTTTCTTGTTGGATATTTA cCAATGGATGGTCCGCAACGTTTTATTTCTACGCCCCACTGGCAATCCTAATAATTTTAAACTGTGCAAGTTTTTTTCTAACAACCCGATATATTTACGTGGAGAACAAACAAAATCAGAAAGTGCTAAATAACAGCGAACCGCAAAAGCTTTCCAGGAACCATGCCAA CTATCGAATATATTTTCGCCTGTTTATCATAATGGGCGGAAGTTGGTTTCTCGAAATTATTGCCTTTATATGCGAGATGGAGAATATGTGGAAGCCCTTAATTATTCTAAACGATTACATAAACTGCAGTCAgggtataataatatttgtagCTACATTCTGCAACCACGAAATGTTTAGGCTAATACGCAAGCG CATCCAAAACCGAAATATTACTTCCTTAGAATTGACCAATACGAGCCGTCCTGTGGAATCTGAGAAAATGGCCGACGTAGAATTAGGGAAATGA
- the cwo gene encoding clockwork orange, isoform C: MNSCLADLSRLIPPQYQRKGRGRIEKTEIIEMAIRHLKHLQSECQQKESDYRSGYMDCMKEAAKFLYDVHMQDFCHRLLGRLQEHIDEMFKTDCYKSTRSCHMPDNVSASSGSPHQAYHPPLCHLRDMLATSASDVEHSQDHNDVKDLSFRNHLNQLQRSQQAAAAAAVAAAAVAVANGSSPASNAGVDSKVPLTNGGGTGGAPPAADNVPSNSTGSGSAAACAGGNSNSSGSNSSNAASSTICPPAGGSCPAKVTPLAAHQQPHQAPVITSTAPHHHHHHTDSSHHDFESSREPILHTDTSNMHSPPPRDLLLQQHPHLAHSHHTQDSLMSVRMRNYSESSHEIEHNNNYKYKNHIKERFVHELHDEETSSEHCPVAAHLQSDHSHLQALSEHSKDGTEPEIAPIMAKKRKLAEAAANGEIPLEVHTESSNAGASSANRLDKPSPSFNFSDIKDIKAELHNGNSNSSPLLAKLSAVAAAGGQLSTPSSTTAPLPPRHTFTVPIFALHGQGNYYVPLNVDYNALVPFLNGMDLLEKSYTSMPVVHPININVNFMPSSPSASLLAAAAAAAVAVGKQQQQQAVVAAGAGLPLSTNSAAAQAAAVAAAAVAKAKLEQAMNQSW, translated from the exons ATGAACTCCTGCCTGGCGGACCTGTCCCGCCTCATCCCGCCGCAGTACCAGCGCAAGGGGCGAGGCCGTATCGAGAAGACGGAGATCATCGAGATGGCCATCAGGCACCTGAAGCACCTGCAGAGCGAGTGCCAGCAGAAGGAGAGCGACTACCGGAGTGGCTACATGGACTGTATGAAGGAGGCGGCCAAGTTCCTCTACGACGTTCACATGCAGGACTTTTGCCACCGACTATTGGGTCGCCTGCAGGAGCACATCGATGAGATGTTCAAAA CGGACTGCTACAAGTCGACGCGCAGCTGCCACATGCCGGATAATGTAAGCGCCTCCAGCGGCAGTCCCCATCAGGCATACCACCCACCGCTGTGCCACCTGCGTGACATGTTGGCCACCTCCGCCTCGGATGTGGAGCACAGTCAGGACCATAACGACGTCAAGGATCTGAGTTTCCGGAACCATCTCAACCAGCTTCAGAGGAGTCAGCAGGCGGCGGCAGCCGCAGCAGTAGCGGCAGCTGCCGTTGCAGTCGCCAATGGCAGTTCGCCGGCTTCGAATGCCGGTGTGGATTCCAAGGTCCCGCTGACCAATGGTGGCGGCACTGGTGGAGCACCGCCGGCAGCTGATAATGTGCCCAGTAATTCCACGGGCAGTGGATCAGCTGCCGCGTGTGCTGGCggaaacagcaacagcagcggcagtaACAGCAGCAATGCAGCCAGTTCCACCATCTGTCCACCGGCCGGAGGTAGCTGTCCAGCCAAGGTCACACCACTGGCGGCACACCAGCAGCCCCACCAGGCACCAGTGATCACTTCGACGGCCccacatcatcatcaccaccatACGGACAGCAGCCACCACGACTTCGAGTCGTCCAGGGAGCCCATCCTTCACACCGATACCTCTAACATGCACTCGCCACCGCCCAGGgatctgctgctgcagcagcatccCCACCTGGCCCATAGCCACCACACCCAGGATAGTCTGATGTCCGTGAGGATGCGCAACTATTCGGAGTCCTCGCACGAGATcgagcacaacaacaactacaagtACAAGAACCACATCAAGGAGCGGTTTGTCCACGAGCTCCACGACGAGGAGACGAGCAGCGAGCATTGCCCGGTCGCGGCCCACCTCCAGAGCGATCACTCCCACTTGCAGGCCTTGTCGGAGCACTCAAAGGACGGCACTGAACCCGAGATAGCACCAATTATGGCCAAGAAGCGGAAGTTGGCCGAGGCAGCGGCCAATGGAGAAATACCCCTAGAGGTTCACACCGAGTCCAGCAACGCGGGAGCGAGTTCCGCCAACCGGCTGGACAAGCCCTCGCCCTCGTTCAACTTCAGCGACATCAAGGACATCAAGGCGGAGCTGCACAACGGTAACTCCAACTCCAGCCCACTGCTGGCCAAACTGAGTGCGGTGGCTGCTGCCGGTGGCCAGTTGAGCACTCCGAGTAGCACAACCGCTCCATTGCCGCCGAGGCACACCTTCACGGTGCCCATATTCGCACTTCACGGACAGGGCAACTACTACGTGCCCCTGAACGTGGACTATAATGCACTGGTGCCCTTCCTCAACGGTATGGATCTGCTCGAGAAGAGTTACACCAGCATGCCTGTAGTGCACCCCATCAACATCAACGTGAACTTCATGCCCAGTTCACCGTCCGCATCGCTCTTggccgctgctgcagccgcCGCCGTGGCCGTTGgcaagcaacagcaacaacaggctGTGGTGGCCGCCGGAGCGGGACTTCCGCTGTCCACCAACTCGGCGGCGGCTCAGGCAGCCGCTGTGGCCGCCGCAGCGGTGGCTAAGGCCAAACTGGAGCAGGCCATGAACCAGAGCTGGTAA
- the mthl11 gene encoding methuselah-like 11, isoform D: MGMFRVEYLLLGILVIGVRSRDIPNCDFFDTVQLRESEKLCNGSYRYEDVVIPAKLTGKYDYEIDYDGDRVSVPKHIRGCVCKLKTCIRFCCHHKKLMAGNLCSQDVYENLTYEYTLDITQLNGSVIKKHVLNDMVVQQDLPLPCERHYSLDAETSTYDMWSLYENGSLFRHFDQRYLSKQEFCLQPNPTSTGKNYSLIVAFNCIQKPSMKMAYVKFSSVFFMVITIAAYLWLPKFRSLHGKCCNLYFICLAITFLLNVISLFGIFELKTPICYLTGYAGYFTVMATFLWLSVISFDVWRRFAMRKFQVFYKNKRSSFFNYNIIVWSSAGLLTCIIFLVDQFVETNLDNPYNPAVGVFSCWIFTNGWSATFYFYAPLAILIILNCASFFLTTRYIYVENKQNQKVLNNSEPQKLSRNHANYRIYFRLFIIMGGSWFLEIIAFICEMENMWKPLIILNDYINCSQGIIIFVATFCNHEMFRLIRKRIQNRNITSLELTNTSRPVESEKMADVELGK, encoded by the exons ATGGGAATGTTCAGAGTTGAGTACTTACTCTTAGGTATCCTTGTGATTGGTGTTCGGTCCAGAGATATTCCAAACTGCGACTTTTTCGATACGGTTCAGTTAAGGGAAAGTGAAAAACTATGTAATGGATCGTATAGATACGAGGATGTCGTTATTCCCGCCAAACTAACCGGAAAGTATGACTACGAGATTGATTACGATGGCGATAGAGTTTCGGTTCCCAAACACATTCGTGGTTGTGTCTGCAAACTGAAGACATGCATCCGGTTCTGTTGCCACCACAAAAAGCTAATGGCAGGCAACTTGTGCTCCCAAGACGTATATGAAAACCTTACCTACGAATACACCCTGGACATAACACAACTCAACGGATCGGTGATAAAGAAACATGTCTTAAATGACATGGTCGTGCAGCAGGATCTGCCACTTCCCTGCGAGAGACACTATTCATTGGATGCGGAGACATCCACATACGATATGTGGTCACTATATGAA AATGGATCGTTATTCCGGCACTTCGATCAGCGATATCTTTCAAAGCAGGAGTTTTGCCTGCAGCCCAATCCGACAAGTACCGGTAAGAACTACAGCCTCATTGTCGCCTTCAACTGCATTCAAAAACCATCTATGAAAATGGCTTATG TCAAGTTCAGCTCCGTCTTCTTTATGGTCATTACAATTGCGGCGTACCTTTGGCTGCCAAAATTCAGATCGCTCCATGGCAAGTGCTGCAATCTGTACTTCATCTGCTTGGCCATCACTTTTTTACTGAATGTCATCAGCCTGTTTGGAATATTTGAGCTGAAGACCCCAATTTGCTATCTCACCG GATATGCTGGCTACTTCACTGTAATGGCCACTTTTCTCTGGCTTTCCGTCATAAGTTTCGATGTTTGGAGAAGATTCGCCATGCGAAAGTTCCAGGTCTTCTACAAGAACAAAAGGAGCAGTTTCTTTAACTACAATATTATCGTGTGGAGCTCTGCTGGACTTTTAACGTGCATCATTTTTTTAGTGGATCAATTTGTTGAAACAAATTTAGATAACCCGTATAATCCTGCAGTAGGAGTATTTTCTTGTTGGATATTTA cCAATGGATGGTCCGCAACGTTTTATTTCTACGCCCCACTGGCAATCCTAATAATTTTAAACTGTGCAAGTTTTTTTCTAACAACCCGATATATTTACGTGGAGAACAAACAAAATCAGAAAGTGCTAAATAACAGCGAACCGCAAAAGCTTTCCAGGAACCATGCCAA CTATCGAATATATTTTCGCCTGTTTATCATAATGGGCGGAAGTTGGTTTCTCGAAATTATTGCCTTTATATGCGAGATGGAGAATATGTGGAAGCCCTTAATTATTCTAAACGATTACATAAACTGCAGTCAgggtataataatatttgtagCTACATTCTGCAACCACGAAATGTTTAGGCTAATACGCAAGCG CATCCAAAACCGAAATATTACTTCCTTAGAATTGACCAATACGAGCCGTCCTGTGGAATCTGAGAAAATGGCCGACGTAGAATTAGGGAAATGA
- the cwo gene encoding clockwork orange, isoform A has translation MEPYWNETNGHAAHPVKYESEAAVSSFPYCTESSLNFSTSATAYSEDDAEYATGRRNKTSRQDPLSHRIIEKRRRDRMNSCLADLSRLIPPQYQRKGRGRIEKTEIIEMAIRHLKHLQSECQQKESDYRSGYMDCMKEAAKFLYDVHMQDFCHRLLGRLQEHIDEMFKTDCYKSTRSCHMPDNVSASSGSPHQAYHPPLCHLRDMLATSASDVEHSQDHNDVKDLSFRNHLNQLQRSQQAAAAAAVAAAAVAVANGSSPASNAGVDSKVPLTNGGGTGGAPPAADNVPSNSTGSGSAAACAGGNSNSSGSNSSNAASSTICPPAGGSCPAKVTPLAAHQQPHQAPVITSTAPHHHHHHTDSSHHDFESSREPILHTDTSNMHSPPPRDLLLQQHPHLAHSHHTQDSLMSVRMRNYSESSHEIEHNNNYKYKNHIKERFVHELHDEETSSEHCPVAAHLQSDHSHLQALSEHSKDGTEPEIAPIMAKKRKLAEAAANGEIPLEVHTESSNAGASSANRLDKPSPSFNFSDIKDIKAELHNGNSNSSPLLAKLSAVAAAGGQLSTPSSTTAPLPPRHTFTVPIFALHGQGNYYVPLNVDYNALVPFLNGMDLLEKSYTSMPVVHPININVNFMPSSPSASLLAAAAAAAVAVGKQQQQQAVVAAGAGLPLSTNSAAAQAAAVAAAAVAKAKLEQAMNQSW, from the exons ATGGAGCCCTATTGGAACGAGACGAACGGACATGCCGCCCATCCGGTCAAGTATGAGAG CGAAGCAGCTGTCTCCAGTTTTCCTTATTGCACAGAATCTAGTTTAAATTTTTCAACATCAGCCACGGCATACAGCGAGGACGATGCTGAATATGCCACCGGAAGACGTAATAAGACATCGAGG CAAGATCCACTTTCCCATCGAATCATTGAGAAACGGAGACGAGATCGCATGAACTCCTGCCTGGCGGACCTGTCCCGCCTCATCCCGCCGCAGTACCAGCGCAAGGGGCGAGGCCGTATCGAGAAGACGGAGATCATCGAGATGGCCATCAGGCACCTGAAGCACCTGCAGAGCGAGTGCCAGCAGAAGGAGAGCGACTACCGGAGTGGCTACATGGACTGTATGAAGGAGGCGGCCAAGTTCCTCTACGACGTTCACATGCAGGACTTTTGCCACCGACTATTGGGTCGCCTGCAGGAGCACATCGATGAGATGTTCAAAA CGGACTGCTACAAGTCGACGCGCAGCTGCCACATGCCGGATAATGTAAGCGCCTCCAGCGGCAGTCCCCATCAGGCATACCACCCACCGCTGTGCCACCTGCGTGACATGTTGGCCACCTCCGCCTCGGATGTGGAGCACAGTCAGGACCATAACGACGTCAAGGATCTGAGTTTCCGGAACCATCTCAACCAGCTTCAGAGGAGTCAGCAGGCGGCGGCAGCCGCAGCAGTAGCGGCAGCTGCCGTTGCAGTCGCCAATGGCAGTTCGCCGGCTTCGAATGCCGGTGTGGATTCCAAGGTCCCGCTGACCAATGGTGGCGGCACTGGTGGAGCACCGCCGGCAGCTGATAATGTGCCCAGTAATTCCACGGGCAGTGGATCAGCTGCCGCGTGTGCTGGCggaaacagcaacagcagcggcagtaACAGCAGCAATGCAGCCAGTTCCACCATCTGTCCACCGGCCGGAGGTAGCTGTCCAGCCAAGGTCACACCACTGGCGGCACACCAGCAGCCCCACCAGGCACCAGTGATCACTTCGACGGCCccacatcatcatcaccaccatACGGACAGCAGCCACCACGACTTCGAGTCGTCCAGGGAGCCCATCCTTCACACCGATACCTCTAACATGCACTCGCCACCGCCCAGGgatctgctgctgcagcagcatccCCACCTGGCCCATAGCCACCACACCCAGGATAGTCTGATGTCCGTGAGGATGCGCAACTATTCGGAGTCCTCGCACGAGATcgagcacaacaacaactacaagtACAAGAACCACATCAAGGAGCGGTTTGTCCACGAGCTCCACGACGAGGAGACGAGCAGCGAGCATTGCCCGGTCGCGGCCCACCTCCAGAGCGATCACTCCCACTTGCAGGCCTTGTCGGAGCACTCAAAGGACGGCACTGAACCCGAGATAGCACCAATTATGGCCAAGAAGCGGAAGTTGGCCGAGGCAGCGGCCAATGGAGAAATACCCCTAGAGGTTCACACCGAGTCCAGCAACGCGGGAGCGAGTTCCGCCAACCGGCTGGACAAGCCCTCGCCCTCGTTCAACTTCAGCGACATCAAGGACATCAAGGCGGAGCTGCACAACGGTAACTCCAACTCCAGCCCACTGCTGGCCAAACTGAGTGCGGTGGCTGCTGCCGGTGGCCAGTTGAGCACTCCGAGTAGCACAACCGCTCCATTGCCGCCGAGGCACACCTTCACGGTGCCCATATTCGCACTTCACGGACAGGGCAACTACTACGTGCCCCTGAACGTGGACTATAATGCACTGGTGCCCTTCCTCAACGGTATGGATCTGCTCGAGAAGAGTTACACCAGCATGCCTGTAGTGCACCCCATCAACATCAACGTGAACTTCATGCCCAGTTCACCGTCCGCATCGCTCTTggccgctgctgcagccgcCGCCGTGGCCGTTGgcaagcaacagcaacaacaggctGTGGTGGCCGCCGGAGCGGGACTTCCGCTGTCCACCAACTCGGCGGCGGCTCAGGCAGCCGCTGTGGCCGCCGCAGCGGTGGCTAAGGCCAAACTGGAGCAGGCCATGAACCAGAGCTGGTAA